The Cystobacter fuscus DSM 2262 genome contains a region encoding:
- a CDS encoding FIST signal transduction protein has translation MARVKMQTARSTLVEPVAVAEDLIRQLEGGETPRLVTLFASRERDQLALNRAVRERLPPGTRLVGATTAGELDNHGIHSGSVVMGALSGDFEVGLGLGTGLSVDAVSAGAMAMKRAAQELGVRQSDIDTRRYVGLVIDDGFRYKKEELLLGLLEKNQALMLVGGGAADSDPDPQSQSAQLHVDGEVTTDSVLVALFKTSAPWAALRSHWYQPLGERLTITRVDDSATRALEIDGKPAARRYAEMLGVSVEDLEFGKPRGFAAHPTALKVGREYFIRAPWKVLPDDSILFANLLEEGTELELMKAGDLAGMTRAFFQEELPRRVLNPRATLLFHCSGRMWYAQATGAVGGIADSLRHAPTAAGMNVHFELYSGFHINTTLTVLAFGEN, from the coding sequence TTGGCTCGAGTGAAGATGCAGACGGCGCGCAGCACATTGGTGGAACCGGTTGCCGTGGCAGAGGATCTCATCCGGCAGCTCGAAGGTGGCGAGACCCCCCGGCTCGTCACCCTGTTCGCCTCGCGCGAGCGGGATCAGCTCGCCCTCAACCGCGCGGTGCGCGAGCGGCTGCCCCCAGGCACGCGCCTGGTGGGCGCCACCACCGCGGGCGAGCTGGACAACCACGGCATCCACTCGGGCAGCGTCGTGATGGGCGCGCTCTCGGGGGACTTCGAGGTGGGGCTGGGGCTGGGCACCGGCCTGTCCGTGGACGCGGTGAGCGCGGGCGCCATGGCCATGAAGCGCGCCGCCCAGGAGCTGGGCGTGCGCCAGTCGGACATCGATACGCGCCGGTACGTGGGCCTCGTCATCGATGACGGCTTTCGCTACAAGAAGGAAGAGCTGCTGCTCGGCCTGCTCGAGAAGAACCAGGCGCTGATGCTCGTGGGCGGCGGCGCCGCCGACTCCGATCCGGATCCCCAGAGCCAGTCCGCCCAGCTCCACGTGGACGGCGAGGTGACCACGGACAGCGTGCTGGTGGCGCTCTTCAAGACGAGCGCGCCCTGGGCCGCCCTGCGCTCCCACTGGTACCAGCCGCTGGGCGAGCGCCTCACCATCACCCGCGTGGACGACAGCGCCACGCGCGCCCTGGAGATCGACGGCAAGCCGGCCGCGCGGCGCTACGCGGAGATGCTGGGCGTGTCGGTGGAGGATCTGGAGTTCGGCAAGCCCCGGGGCTTCGCCGCGCACCCCACCGCCCTCAAGGTGGGCCGTGAGTACTTCATCCGCGCCCCCTGGAAGGTCCTGCCCGACGACTCCATCCTCTTCGCCAACCTCCTGGAGGAAGGCACCGAGCTGGAGCTGATGAAGGCCGGGGACCTGGCCGGCATGACGCGCGCCTTCTTCCAGGAAGAGCTGCCCCGCCGCGTGCTCAACCCCCGCGCCACCCTGCTTTTCCATTGCAGCGGCCGCATGTGGTACGCCCAGGCAACCGGAGCGGTCGGCGGCATCGCGGACTCCTTGCGTCACGCTCCCACAGCGGCTGGAATGAATGTGCACTTCGAGCTCTACTCGGGGTTTCACATCAACACGACGCTGACGGTCTTGGCGTTCGGGGAAAACTGA
- a CDS encoding helicase-related protein codes for MSFVSGNKVRYLPQPEWGVGHLLELQDEGAKALVLFPAREGEPVLVSTKGGALVSYRLTQGEPVKTARGRRATVVGEEEGGRGLRRYVIRYADTGEEDELPESEVHALAPRSDVLSTLREGRVGEARAFMLRKQALRLDDERRCDALGALLASRVMVKPHQVGVVQRVLSARRPRFVLADEVGLGKTIEAGMVFSALRLSGLARRVLVVAPSHLTVQWLVELFHKFNQLFTFMDSDRYASSLKEQPQVSPWARFPLVVTSLEMLARSEEHRRAVADEDAFWDLVIIDEAHHLKGEKAFAAAEGLAANSWGLLLLTATPMQLDPAEYHGLLTLIDAATAPTVAGFEQRLARQEELSAAVRGLLEGQDAKGAVKALAARFPDDSRLTALKDRDALLQHLAETYSLSDRLVRNRRAVVGGFSTRRLHRHPVKLSAEELRTRDAALAALASSTLRGAPLGNLLRRLESSPAAFAEALQGNKALASVAGSLKLPARDAKFSAFQEVLRGIWSAEPRAKVLVFTESRDTLESLRTELGREGTEALAYHGDLPLVERDRQVARFRDPEGPLVLLCTEVGGEGRNFQFAHHLVHYDLPWSPATVEQRIGRLDRIGQNHPVEIHVFDSAGTLAADVLMLLADAVGVFGETVGGLDAVLEEVEPRLAELALLPRESRMAYASELKAKVEAARAQVKRAYDPLLDIRSFDKDAVARLVKRAQERMGLEEEDEEEDAPSLEEGLWSVARDLDERLEESVTELARRVGIGVDTDEQVDAFQCAFQFGHALKVEGLPGIDINEDRTVLGTFWRDTAVEAEELEYYATGHPIVESLFGFLRDGPYGRSAARFIEKRGPLKARGVELLYHVQLPEPEDTSPGARVPSRQLARFLERTLVHVAVVEGASGPKADTGVLSALEAEGKSLKGDEVARAFPGFAAFVDAGVPVALKAAEADLGKLQARARKAVEAERDAALARMKLSLTHQGLEEKAVRAQLDAEHEHYERLLQALAGAKVVLDSACGFVINR; via the coding sequence ATGTCCTTCGTTTCAGGCAACAAGGTCCGCTACCTCCCCCAGCCCGAGTGGGGCGTGGGGCATCTCCTCGAATTGCAGGACGAGGGCGCCAAGGCGCTCGTCCTCTTCCCCGCCCGGGAGGGCGAGCCGGTGCTGGTGTCCACCAAGGGCGGGGCCCTGGTGTCCTATCGCCTGACCCAGGGCGAGCCGGTGAAGACGGCCCGGGGCCGGCGCGCCACCGTGGTGGGCGAGGAGGAGGGCGGCCGGGGCCTGCGCCGCTACGTCATCCGCTACGCCGACACGGGCGAGGAGGACGAATTGCCCGAGTCCGAGGTGCACGCGCTCGCCCCGCGCTCGGACGTGCTGTCCACGCTGCGCGAGGGCCGGGTGGGCGAGGCGCGGGCCTTCATGCTGCGCAAGCAGGCGCTGCGGCTGGACGACGAGCGGCGGTGTGACGCGCTCGGCGCGCTGCTGGCCAGCCGGGTGATGGTGAAGCCGCACCAGGTGGGCGTGGTGCAGCGCGTGCTCAGCGCGCGTCGGCCCCGCTTCGTGCTCGCCGACGAGGTGGGCCTGGGCAAGACGATCGAAGCGGGCATGGTGTTCAGCGCCCTGCGGCTGTCGGGGCTGGCGCGGCGCGTGCTGGTGGTGGCCCCCAGCCACCTCACCGTGCAGTGGCTGGTGGAGTTGTTCCACAAGTTCAACCAGCTCTTCACGTTCATGGACTCGGACCGGTACGCGAGCTCGCTCAAGGAGCAGCCCCAGGTGTCCCCGTGGGCGCGCTTCCCCCTGGTGGTGACGAGCCTGGAGATGCTCGCCCGGAGCGAGGAGCACCGGCGCGCCGTGGCGGACGAGGACGCGTTCTGGGACCTGGTCATCATCGACGAGGCGCACCACCTCAAGGGCGAGAAGGCCTTCGCGGCCGCCGAGGGCCTGGCGGCCAACAGCTGGGGCCTGCTGCTGCTCACGGCCACGCCCATGCAGTTGGATCCCGCCGAGTACCATGGGCTGCTCACGCTCATCGACGCGGCGACGGCGCCCACGGTGGCGGGCTTCGAGCAGCGGCTGGCGCGGCAGGAGGAGCTGAGCGCGGCGGTGCGCGGGCTGCTCGAGGGCCAGGACGCCAAGGGCGCGGTGAAGGCCCTGGCGGCGCGCTTCCCGGACGACTCGCGGCTCACGGCGCTGAAGGACCGGGACGCGCTCCTGCAGCACCTGGCGGAGACGTACAGCCTGTCGGACCGGCTGGTGCGCAACCGGCGCGCGGTGGTGGGCGGCTTCTCCACGCGCCGGCTGCACCGTCACCCGGTGAAGCTGTCCGCCGAGGAGCTGCGCACGCGCGACGCCGCGCTGGCCGCGCTCGCCTCGTCCACCCTGCGCGGGGCACCCCTGGGCAACCTGTTGCGCCGCCTGGAGTCGAGCCCCGCGGCCTTCGCCGAGGCGCTTCAGGGCAACAAGGCCCTGGCGAGCGTGGCGGGCTCGCTCAAGCTGCCCGCGCGCGACGCGAAGTTCAGCGCCTTCCAGGAGGTGCTGCGCGGCATCTGGAGCGCGGAGCCCCGGGCCAAGGTGCTCGTGTTCACCGAGAGCCGTGACACGCTCGAGTCGCTGCGCACGGAGCTGGGCCGCGAGGGCACCGAGGCGCTCGCCTACCATGGGGATCTGCCCCTGGTGGAGCGGGACAGGCAGGTGGCGCGCTTCCGCGATCCCGAGGGCCCGCTGGTGCTCCTGTGCACCGAGGTGGGCGGCGAGGGCCGCAACTTCCAGTTCGCGCACCACCTGGTGCACTACGACTTGCCGTGGAGTCCGGCGACGGTGGAGCAGCGCATCGGGCGCTTGGATCGCATCGGGCAGAACCACCCGGTGGAGATCCACGTCTTCGATTCCGCGGGCACGCTGGCCGCGGACGTGTTGATGCTGCTGGCGGACGCGGTGGGCGTCTTCGGCGAGACGGTGGGCGGCCTGGACGCGGTGCTGGAGGAGGTGGAGCCGCGGCTGGCCGAGCTGGCGCTGCTGCCGCGCGAGTCGCGCATGGCGTACGCCTCGGAGCTCAAGGCGAAGGTGGAGGCGGCGCGGGCGCAGGTGAAGCGCGCGTATGATCCATTGCTGGACATCCGCTCGTTCGACAAGGACGCGGTGGCGCGGCTGGTGAAGCGGGCGCAGGAGCGCATGGGGCTGGAGGAGGAGGACGAGGAGGAGGACGCGCCGAGCCTGGAGGAGGGGCTGTGGAGCGTGGCGAGGGATTTGGACGAGCGGTTGGAGGAGTCGGTGACGGAGCTGGCGCGCCGGGTGGGCATCGGCGTGGACACGGACGAGCAGGTGGATGCCTTCCAGTGCGCGTTCCAGTTCGGCCACGCGCTCAAGGTGGAGGGCCTGCCGGGCATCGACATCAACGAGGACCGCACGGTGCTGGGCACCTTCTGGCGCGACACGGCGGTGGAGGCCGAGGAGCTGGAGTACTACGCCACGGGCCACCCCATCGTGGAGTCGCTGTTCGGCTTCCTGCGGGACGGGCCGTACGGGCGCAGCGCGGCGCGGTTCATCGAGAAGCGCGGGCCGCTCAAGGCGCGGGGCGTGGAGCTGCTCTACCACGTGCAGCTGCCCGAGCCCGAGGACACCTCGCCGGGCGCGCGGGTGCCGAGCCGTCAGCTCGCGCGCTTCCTCGAGCGCACGCTGGTGCACGTGGCGGTGGTGGAGGGCGCCTCGGGTCCCAAGGCGGACACGGGGGTGCTGAGCGCGCTGGAGGCGGAGGGCAAGTCGCTCAAGGGGGACGAGGTGGCGCGGGCCTTCCCGGGCTTCGCGGCCTTCGTGGACGCGGGCGTGCCGGTGGCGCTCAAGGCCGCCGAGGCGGACCTGGGCAAGCTCCAGGCGCGCGCGCGCAAGGCCGTGGAGGCCGAGCGTGACGCGGCGCTCGCGCGCATGAAGCTGTCGCTCACGCACCAGGGCCTGGAGGAGAAGGCGGTGCGGGCGCAGCTCGACGCCGAGCACGAGCACTACGAGCGGCTGCTCCAGGCGCTCGCCGGGGCCAAGGTGGTGCTCGACTCGGCCTGCGGCTTCGTCATCAACCGCTGA
- a CDS encoding ABC transporter ATP-binding protein yields MAPRPSPHVYRRLLGYVRPYRLLLAAGLGASLVAAGATSTYAWLVGPLLRAVLTGGPVELAGVKLSGEHLLGVLPLMVVGVAVLKAGANYLQGGWMQRLGQRVMADLRASLYARLLSWPPAFFERQHSGELLTRFTADVPLVEFSVTQALSSYVRDGLQIVALLATCLLIDAKLFLLTFVVMPLTVLPVRAFTRSLKKVAQRSQTSLGALTALTAEQLQTLPVVRAYGAGPRALARFETEAARYLGEMRRSLFLRGAYSPTVELMGMVGVAVAVAWGARAISGDPSLSGRLLSFITATLLLYQPVKSLSGTLSQVVTGLVGAERLFALADQPVPPDEGEDALPLTQALTLSGLRVTYPDGREALRGVDLTVPAGARVALVGASGAGKTTLFSVLLGFLPPSGGTVAWDGVPLSRLKPSRVRERLAWVPQEPVLFSGSVRHNVLLGRPDASDADVWEALRLAHAEDFVRALPGGLDEPVGERGARLSGGQRQRLALARAFLRQPSVLLLDEPTSALDAQSEAAVGAGLATLMKGRTVLVIAHRLSTVRDADLIVVLDAGRVVEAGTHAELSARGGRYAQLLGEGAVAA; encoded by the coding sequence GTGGCGCCTCGTCCCTCCCCTCACGTCTATCGTCGGCTCCTGGGCTATGTGCGGCCCTACCGCCTGCTGCTCGCAGCGGGACTGGGTGCGTCGCTCGTGGCCGCCGGGGCCACGTCCACCTACGCCTGGCTGGTGGGGCCGCTCTTGCGCGCGGTGCTCACCGGCGGCCCCGTGGAGCTCGCGGGCGTGAAGCTGTCCGGAGAGCACCTGCTCGGCGTGCTGCCCCTGATGGTGGTGGGCGTGGCGGTGCTCAAGGCGGGCGCGAACTACCTCCAGGGCGGGTGGATGCAGCGGCTGGGACAGCGGGTGATGGCGGACCTGCGCGCGTCCCTCTACGCGCGCCTGCTCTCCTGGCCCCCCGCCTTCTTCGAGCGCCAGCACTCGGGCGAGCTCCTCACGCGCTTCACCGCGGATGTGCCCCTGGTGGAGTTCTCCGTCACCCAGGCGCTCTCCTCGTATGTGCGCGACGGGCTGCAGATTGTCGCGCTGCTCGCCACGTGCCTGCTCATCGACGCGAAGCTCTTCCTGCTCACCTTCGTGGTGATGCCGCTCACGGTGCTGCCGGTGCGCGCCTTCACGCGCTCGCTCAAGAAGGTGGCCCAGCGCTCGCAGACGAGCCTGGGCGCGCTCACCGCGCTGACGGCGGAGCAGTTGCAGACGCTGCCGGTGGTGCGCGCCTATGGCGCCGGGCCCCGGGCGCTCGCGCGCTTCGAGACCGAGGCGGCGCGCTACCTCGGGGAGATGCGCCGCTCGCTCTTCCTGCGCGGCGCGTACAGCCCCACCGTGGAGCTGATGGGGATGGTGGGCGTGGCGGTGGCGGTGGCCTGGGGCGCGCGCGCCATCTCGGGGGACCCCTCGCTCTCCGGACGGCTCTTGTCCTTCATCACCGCCACGCTCCTGCTCTACCAGCCGGTGAAGTCGCTCAGTGGCACGCTCTCCCAGGTGGTGACGGGCCTCGTCGGCGCCGAGCGCCTCTTCGCGCTCGCGGACCAGCCCGTGCCCCCGGATGAGGGCGAGGACGCGCTTCCCCTCACCCAGGCCCTGACGCTCTCGGGCCTGCGCGTCACCTACCCCGACGGCCGCGAGGCCCTGCGGGGGGTGGACCTCACGGTGCCCGCGGGGGCCCGGGTGGCGCTGGTGGGCGCGTCCGGCGCGGGAAAGACGACGCTCTTCTCCGTGCTGCTGGGCTTCCTGCCCCCCAGTGGCGGCACGGTGGCGTGGGATGGCGTGCCCCTGTCACGGCTCAAGCCCTCGCGCGTGCGCGAGCGCCTCGCGTGGGTGCCCCAGGAGCCGGTGCTCTTCTCCGGCAGCGTGCGGCACAACGTGCTGCTCGGGCGGCCGGACGCCTCGGACGCGGACGTGTGGGAGGCGCTGCGACTCGCGCACGCCGAGGACTTCGTGCGCGCCCTGCCCGGAGGACTCGACGAGCCGGTGGGCGAGCGCGGCGCGCGGCTGTCGGGAGGACAACGCCAGCGCCTCGCCCTCGCGCGGGCCTTCCTGCGCCAGCCCTCCGTCCTCCTATTGGACGAGCCCACCAGCGCCCTGGATGCCCAGAGCGAGGCGGCGGTGGGCGCGGGCCTCGCCACCCTCATGAAGGGGCGCACGGTGCTCGTCATCGCCCACCGGCTGTCCACCGTGCGCGACGCGGACCTGATCGTCGTCCTCGACGCCGGGCGCGTGGTGGAGGCCGGCACCCATGCCGAGCTGTCCGCCCGGGGCGGCCGCTATGCCCAGCTCCTCGGTGAAGGGGCCGTCGCCGCCTAG
- the dnaJ gene encoding molecular chaperone DnaJ: MPAVSGQKRDYYEVLGVQKTVSAQELKSAFRKVALQYHPDRNPGNHEAEEKFKEASEAYEVLSDPERRNRYDRFGHAGVGGAAGGDPFGGFQGVNINDIFGEIFGDIFGGRGGRRASNRGADLRFNLEISFEEAAFGCRPKVPIPRPKKCDTCSGTGSKSASAPKTCGTCGGAGEVRFTQGFFAVSRPCSECGGTGAVVPDPCGKCKGSGKVPSDEVIEVNIPPGVDNGTRVRLTGMGEPGDRGGPAGDLYVTVIVREHPLFQREDYDVFCEVPISFTQAALGAKIDVPTLDGKVKMTIPEGAQSGKVFRLKGKGVPHLHSGQRGDQHVRIVVETPTGLTAKQRELLEKFADASGEEAHPQSKNFFEKVRELFG, translated from the coding sequence ATGCCAGCGGTTTCGGGCCAGAAGCGGGACTATTACGAGGTGCTGGGGGTCCAGAAGACCGTCTCGGCGCAGGAACTCAAGAGCGCCTTTCGCAAGGTGGCCTTGCAGTATCACCCGGACCGCAACCCCGGGAACCACGAGGCCGAGGAGAAGTTCAAGGAAGCCTCGGAGGCCTACGAGGTCCTGAGTGATCCGGAGCGCCGCAACCGCTACGACCGTTTCGGTCACGCGGGGGTGGGCGGGGCGGCCGGGGGAGACCCGTTCGGCGGGTTCCAGGGCGTCAACATCAACGACATCTTCGGGGAGATCTTCGGAGACATCTTCGGGGGGCGAGGGGGCCGCCGGGCGAGCAACCGGGGCGCGGACCTGCGCTTCAACCTGGAGATTTCCTTCGAGGAGGCGGCGTTCGGCTGTCGGCCGAAGGTGCCGATTCCGCGGCCGAAGAAGTGCGACACGTGCTCGGGCACGGGCAGCAAGAGCGCCTCGGCGCCCAAGACGTGCGGCACGTGCGGCGGGGCGGGCGAGGTGCGCTTCACCCAGGGCTTCTTCGCCGTGTCGCGGCCGTGCTCCGAGTGCGGCGGGACGGGCGCGGTGGTGCCGGACCCGTGCGGCAAGTGCAAGGGCTCGGGCAAGGTGCCCAGTGACGAGGTCATCGAGGTCAACATCCCGCCGGGCGTGGACAACGGCACGCGGGTGCGGCTCACGGGCATGGGCGAGCCGGGAGACCGGGGCGGTCCCGCGGGCGACCTGTACGTGACGGTCATCGTCCGCGAGCACCCGCTCTTCCAGCGCGAGGACTACGACGTCTTCTGCGAGGTGCCCATCTCCTTCACCCAGGCGGCGCTGGGCGCGAAGATCGACGTGCCCACGCTCGACGGCAAGGTGAAGATGACCATCCCCGAGGGCGCCCAGTCCGGCAAGGTGTTCCGCCTCAAGGGCAAGGGTGTTCCGCACCTGCACAGCGGCCAGCGTGGCGACCAGCACGTGCGCATCGTCGTGGAGACGCCCACCGGGCTCACCGCGAAGCAGCGCGAGCTGCTCGAGAAGTTCGCCGACGCCAGCGGCGAGGAAGCGCACCCGCAGTCGAAGAACTTCTTCGAGAAGGTGCGCGAGCTGTTCGGCTAG
- a CDS encoding protein kinase domain-containing protein, with protein MATYRLIRKLAAGGMAEVFLAKVVGAEGCEKSVAVKRILPSMARDREFVELFLREARLTVCLQHPNVVQVLDLGALEGQYYMVMEWVEGENLRALQRGAAARGLLLGLREVCFIVQQLAEGLAYAHGRVDAAGRPLNIIHRDVNPSNVLVSSRGEVKLADFGIAKALNAQSGTQVGVVKGRAGYLAPEQVKGAEVDQRADLFLTGLLLYELLSGRQLFQGTDSFQTLRAIAQFDVRRLVPLPGVPAALWSIITRVLAPEPAARFHRARDLADALRDFLSDHRLRVGPQDVAALFQRCLPGRRSLLEGVDGGSPEALGGEIRLGSDVGLQRPTPLTSVRSRPPFLGGPRPGTPTPVRTQTEPGRVAVPAPPTRTGVLELATRMRPAHRKLGEMLLVFGKVSEPQLRGALERQRCSGGRIGELLVAEGLLSEEDVVRALSEQSGLPFISDRVLRTMPVPRVLLPLLPLEKAERLEVIPVSQQAGVLVCAMREPRDLARLDELKLITGHAVRGIYATQSALRRAIDRFYRGEAVERAGESRPGGATSGGEAGDREKAALGGTGEIGRAARWHSRVVDAALAMLGGAGAWGSLLASLARDVAGRLGAAPAEAESASAVAYALALAAFQESGGRFTRPSLEAVRAILGRDSEELDGLIDACARDAPPLPATTPKAVLALAAAVAFLEEADPALLGASDVSQALARLRAAGRLPAPALDALRTEVMARVTAESKGVRAPALVSAPVDSATLASS; from the coding sequence ATGGCCACGTACCGACTCATCCGCAAACTGGCGGCCGGCGGAATGGCGGAGGTGTTTCTCGCCAAGGTGGTGGGCGCGGAGGGTTGCGAGAAGTCCGTGGCCGTCAAGCGCATCCTGCCGTCCATGGCGAGGGATCGGGAGTTCGTGGAGCTCTTCCTTCGCGAGGCCCGGCTCACCGTCTGTCTCCAGCACCCCAACGTGGTGCAGGTGCTCGACCTCGGGGCGCTCGAGGGCCAGTACTACATGGTGATGGAGTGGGTGGAGGGGGAGAACCTGCGTGCCCTCCAGCGCGGCGCGGCGGCGCGGGGCCTGCTGCTCGGACTGCGCGAGGTGTGCTTCATCGTCCAGCAGCTCGCCGAGGGGCTCGCCTACGCGCATGGCCGCGTGGACGCGGCGGGCCGGCCGCTCAACATCATCCACCGCGACGTCAACCCGTCCAACGTGCTGGTGTCCAGCCGCGGCGAGGTGAAGCTCGCCGACTTCGGCATCGCCAAGGCCCTCAACGCGCAGAGCGGCACCCAGGTGGGGGTGGTGAAGGGCAGGGCGGGCTATCTCGCACCCGAGCAGGTCAAGGGGGCCGAGGTGGATCAGCGCGCGGACCTCTTCCTGACCGGCCTGCTGCTCTACGAGTTGCTCTCGGGCCGGCAGCTCTTCCAGGGGACGGACTCCTTCCAGACGCTGCGCGCCATCGCCCAGTTCGACGTGAGGCGCCTCGTGCCGCTGCCCGGCGTGCCGGCGGCGCTCTGGAGCATCATCACCCGGGTGCTGGCGCCCGAGCCGGCGGCGCGCTTCCACCGGGCACGCGACCTGGCGGACGCGCTGCGCGACTTCCTCTCCGACCACCGGTTGCGCGTGGGGCCCCAGGACGTGGCGGCGCTCTTCCAGCGTTGCCTGCCGGGACGTCGCTCGCTCCTGGAGGGCGTGGACGGCGGCTCCCCCGAGGCGCTCGGGGGGGAGATCCGCCTGGGCTCGGACGTGGGGCTGCAGCGCCCGACGCCGCTCACCTCGGTGCGCTCGCGCCCGCCGTTCCTCGGAGGGCCCCGGCCAGGCACGCCCACTCCCGTGCGGACGCAGACGGAGCCGGGCCGCGTTGCCGTCCCGGCTCCTCCCACCCGCACGGGCGTCCTGGAGCTGGCCACGCGGATGCGTCCGGCGCACCGCAAGCTGGGCGAGATGCTCCTGGTGTTCGGCAAGGTGTCGGAGCCGCAGCTCCGGGGCGCGCTGGAGCGGCAGCGGTGCTCCGGCGGGCGCATCGGCGAGCTGCTCGTCGCCGAGGGGCTGCTGTCCGAGGAGGACGTGGTGCGCGCCCTGAGCGAGCAGAGCGGCCTCCCCTTCATCTCGGATCGGGTGCTGCGCACCATGCCCGTGCCCCGCGTGCTGCTGCCCCTGCTGCCGCTGGAGAAGGCCGAGCGGCTGGAGGTGATCCCGGTGTCCCAGCAGGCCGGGGTGCTGGTGTGCGCCATGCGCGAGCCCCGCGACCTGGCGCGTCTGGACGAGCTGAAGCTCATCACCGGGCACGCCGTGCGCGGCATCTACGCCACCCAGAGCGCGCTGCGCCGCGCCATCGACCGCTTCTACCGGGGCGAGGCCGTGGAGCGGGCCGGGGAGTCGCGTCCGGGGGGCGCCACCTCGGGCGGTGAGGCCGGGGACAGGGAGAAGGCGGCCCTGGGCGGGACCGGAGAGATAGGCCGCGCGGCGCGGTGGCACTCGCGCGTGGTGGACGCGGCGCTCGCGATGCTGGGCGGAGCGGGGGCGTGGGGCTCCCTGCTCGCCAGTCTGGCCCGGGATGTGGCGGGCCGGCTGGGCGCGGCTCCCGCGGAGGCCGAGAGCGCCTCGGCGGTGGCGTATGCCCTGGCGCTCGCGGCCTTCCAGGAGTCCGGTGGGCGCTTCACGCGGCCCTCGCTCGAGGCCGTGCGCGCCATCCTGGGCCGGGACTCGGAGGAACTGGACGGCCTGATCGATGCCTGCGCCCGGGACGCGCCGCCTCTGCCGGCGACCACCCCCAAGGCCGTGCTGGCCCTGGCCGCCGCGGTGGCCTTCCTGGAGGAAGCGGACCCGGCCCTGCTCGGGGCGTCGGATGTGTCCCAGGCCCTCGCCCGGCTGCGCGCGGCCGGACGGTTGCCCGCCCCCGCCCTGGATGCCCTCCGCACGGAGGTGATGGCGCGGGTGACCGCCGAGTCCAAGGGCGTCCGGGCCCCGGCGCTCGTCTCCGCTCCCGTCGACTCCGCGACGCTCGCCTCGTCATGA